The proteins below come from a single Papaver somniferum cultivar HN1 chromosome 11, ASM357369v1, whole genome shotgun sequence genomic window:
- the LOC113324480 gene encoding uncharacterized protein LOC113324480, giving the protein MVPEYLKAKALKMANLLWKNAKTKLRAMCDDCSSVAEMRKRIPKNLKKEDWDAFVDIVSKGEDKEVRERMKRARSKLKAAHSTGRRGIAQRRHEMEQESPTSKVLRVDLYLATHVYQEMSEEDRLHFDPLSYEVTSRDYVVLGRDGRGVVRGFGGGVPKTELRASAVSRELLRKEKLKTATVENLVRNLEETVEDLRALSVSPGTNNANNTQPMNVDDQRVQYVVLRNMCKGAVAFGRIDMSADENDDFYFLVLIDEVVILTEPLCVGEGTLSSVKHGDNILWPKHSVGPWPVVLDADF; this is encoded by the exons ATGGTTCCTGAATATCTCAAGGCCAAAGCTTTGAAAATGGCAAATCTGTTATGGAAGAATGCCAAGACTAAACTAAGGGCGATGTGTGATGACTGTTCCAGTGTTGCTGAAATGAGAAAAAGGATacccaaaaatttgaaaaaagagGACTGGGATGCCTTCGTTGATATTGTGAGTAAAGGCGAAGATAAGGAGGTTAGGGAAAGAATGAAGAGAGCAAGGTCAAAGCTAAAAGCTGCACACAGTACCGGTAGGCGTGGTATTGCACAACGCCGACATGAAATGGAACAAGAAAGTCCTACTAGTAAGGTATTAAGGGTTGACCTGTACCTGGCTACACATGTGTACCAAGAAATGTCTGAAGAGGACCGTCTACACTTCGATCCCCTATCTTATGAAGTAACATCAAGAGATTATGTT GTACTTGGCCGTGATGGAAGGGGTGTTGTTCGAGGCTTTGGAGGTGGGGTCCCAAAGACTGAGTTACGTGCATCTGCAGTTAGTAGAGAGTTGTTGCGTAAGGAGAAATTGAAGACTGCTACTGTAGAAAATCTTGTCCGTAATCTTGAGGAGACTGTTGAGGATCTAAGAGCCTTAAGTGTCAGCCCTGGCACCAACAATGCTAATAATACTCAG CCAATGAATGTGGATGATCAAAGAGTCCAGTATGTTGTATTAAGGAATATGTGCAAGGGTGCAGTTGCATTCGGACGTATTGATATGAGtgctgatgaaaatgatgatttttattttctcgtCCTCATTGATGAAGTAGTGATACTCACTGAGCCGCTCTGCGTTGGAGAAGGAACTCTTTCTAGTGTGAAACATGGTGACAATATTTTGTGGCCCAAGCACTCTGTTGGACCTTGGCCAGTAGTACTTgatgcagatttttga
- the LOC113324481 gene encoding uncharacterized protein LOC113324481 gives MKCQNYNSRPKTLDEIHGDILDHGFDVTYRTWIHHGEKPRENNSTVRASALPTNNVVSEASFPRMVDLFLDTLGRTELGNHENGAIDEDGSNVNVEDSSGANVEGGAGANVEDGVDADFIKRMLDALQPLYPDCGGEHTKLSTVIEMLSLKARYQCSNVFFTELLKFLKTILPERNTLPSTCAKAKGMLKPFNLPVEIIHACSNDCILYRKEYADYEECPKCHASRWQVPPEGSDPNARKVPVKKLRFFPITERLQRWYGTPWIAEQMYYHSNVEESITHMRHPVDYSSWKEVA, from the coding sequence ATGAAATGTCAGAATTATAATAGTCGTCCaaaaactcttgatgaaatacaTGGGGATATTCTTGATCATGGGTTCGATGTGACATACCGAACGTGGATCCATCATGGTGAGAAACCTCGTGAGAATAATTCCACTGTTAGAGCTTCTGCGTTACCCACGAATAATGTTGTGAGTGAAGCTTCTTTTCCGAGAATGGTTGACTTGTTCTTAGACACACTAGGTCGCACTGAGCTTGGTAACCATGAAAATGGTGCTATTGATGAAGATGGTTCAAATGTTAATGTTGAAGATAGTTCTGGTGCTAATGTAGAAGGTGGTGCTGGTgctaatgttgaagatggtgtcgatGCCGATTTCATAAAGAGGATGTTGGATGCATTACAACCCCTGTATCCAGATTGTGGTGGTGAACATACAAAACTGTCGACAGTTATTGAGATGCTTAGTTTGAAAGCAAGGTATCAGTGTTCCAATGTTTTTTTTACAGAATTATTAAAATTTTTGAAAACTATTTTACCGGAAAGGAACACGTTACCATCTACATGTGCTAAAGCTAAGGGTATGCTCAAGCCATTTAACTTGCCGGTCGAGATTATCCATGCTTGCTCTAATGATTGCATACTTTATCGAAAGGAGTATGCTGATTATGAAGAGTGTCCTAAATGTCATGCAAGTAGATGGCAAGTACCTCCTGAAGGAAGTGATCCAAATGCTAGAAAAGTGCCAGTGAAGAAACTAAGGTTTTTCCCAATTACTGAAAGGTTACAGCGTTGGTATGGTACTCCATGGATTGCTGAGCAGATGTACTATCACTCTAATGTTGAAGAAAGTATTACACACATGCGACATCCTGTGGATTATTCTTCTTGGAAGGAAGTGGCATGA
- the LOC113324482 gene encoding uncharacterized protein LOC113324482 — MYDLKVTTDFGITGIPTHINCMKQCFFQLPTGNQILICCDGASKGNPGNVGVGFIDRNQQGDCMGASTGGLGVTSNYIAEIMDVIIAGEWAVKKRFTEVCFCLDSSAVLKSFINSNIPWIVRNRWNNLKKSICNITFKRSYREINFSVDKMAKNGVLLARGDHTLL, encoded by the coding sequence ATGTATGATTTGAAGGTTACCACTGATTTTGGTATAACTGGAATCCCAACACATATCAATTGTATGAAACAATGCTTTTTTCAACTTCCTACTGGCAATCAAATCCttatctgttgtgatggtgcatctaaAGGAAATCCTGGGAATGTTGGTGTTGGGTTCATAGACAGGAATCAACAAGGTGATTGTATGGGAGCATCTACTGGGGGATTAGGAGTTACATCAAACTATATAGCAGAGATAATGGATGTGATCATTGCAGGGGAATGGGCAGTGAAGAAGAGATTCACAGAGGTATGTTTTTGTCTTGATTCCTCAGCAGTATTAAAATCTTTCATCAATAGCAACATTCCGTGGATTGTTAGAAACAGATGGAACAACCTCAAGAAAAGTATATGCAATATCACATTCAAGCGTTCATACAGAGAAATCAACTTCTCTGTAGACAAGATGGCCAAGAATGGAGTCCTGCTTGCTAGAGGGGACCATACTTTACTATGA